Proteins encoded by one window of Flavobacterium sp. N502540:
- a CDS encoding ferredoxin--NADP reductase, with protein MPSFLKLIIKEVKRETADAVSVLFNVPEELKSDYKFIAGQYINLKLTLDNQEIRRAYSICSAPESNELRIAVKAVKNGLFSQFANTRLKAGDVLEVGHPEGKFTFEPDAERQKNYAAFVAGSGITPVLSIIKSVLKSEPKSSFVLVYGNKTPEDTIFYQELHDLQLQYVGRFFIHYVFSQAKAENALFGRIDKSAVNFVLNNKHKELQFDKFFLCGPEEMIDTVSGILKEKNVKESAIKFELFTSSTQENKINTSLEGHTKITVLVDDDEVSFEMSQKQTILDAALKQGIDAPYSCQGGICSSCLARVTSGSAEMTKNSILTDSEIAEGLILTCQAHPTSESIYVDYDDV; from the coding sequence ATGCCTTCATTCTTAAAACTAATAATTAAAGAGGTAAAACGCGAAACTGCTGATGCTGTTTCTGTACTTTTTAATGTTCCTGAAGAACTAAAATCAGACTATAAATTTATAGCCGGACAATACATAAATTTAAAACTAACTCTTGATAACCAAGAGATTCGTCGTGCTTATTCTATTTGTTCTGCACCGGAAAGCAACGAATTACGCATTGCTGTAAAAGCAGTAAAAAATGGTTTATTTTCTCAATTTGCCAATACGAGACTTAAGGCTGGAGATGTTCTTGAAGTAGGTCATCCGGAAGGAAAGTTTACTTTTGAACCAGATGCTGAAAGACAAAAAAACTATGCGGCTTTTGTGGCCGGAAGTGGGATTACTCCGGTACTTTCTATTATTAAATCGGTTTTAAAAAGTGAACCAAAAAGTTCATTTGTATTGGTTTATGGAAACAAAACTCCTGAAGATACTATTTTTTACCAGGAATTACATGATTTACAATTACAGTATGTAGGCCGTTTTTTCATCCATTATGTTTTTAGTCAGGCTAAGGCTGAAAATGCTTTGTTTGGAAGAATTGATAAATCGGCAGTAAATTTTGTACTGAACAACAAACACAAAGAATTACAATTTGACAAATTTTTCTTGTGTGGTCCTGAAGAAATGATTGATACGGTTTCGGGAATTTTAAAGGAGAAAAATGTAAAAGAATCGGCAATTAAATTTGAACTTTTTACTTCTTCTACTCAGGAAAATAAAATCAATACTTCATTAGAAGGACATACAAAAATTACGGTTTTGGTTGATGATGACGAAGTTTCATTCGAAATGTCTCAAAAGCAAACCATCCTTGATGCCGCTTTAAAACAAGGAATCGACGCTCCATACTCTTGTCAGGGTGGAATTTGCAGCAGCTGTCTGGCTCGTGTAACTTCCGGAAGTGCTGAAATGACTAAAAACTCGATTTTAACGGATAGTGAAATCGCTGAAGGTTTAATTTTAACCTGCCAGGCACATCCTACTTCAGAATCTATTTATGTAGATTATGATGATGTTTAA
- a CDS encoding DUF5687 family protein, whose translation MIKKFIYLEWKAFVRSASFGTSVVMKVLLGFLMVYFSLLFIGAGIGAFYILKKMKLEPLVTINQFLIYYFLFDLVIRLLMQAIPVLNIKPLLILPFRKSTIVHFSLGKTALSFFNWVHALFFIPFSIVLVLEGYDLLGVIFWFLAAFSLIYINNFLNIILSNIDKLFVVFVGAIIALGAAQYYKLFDITSFTTPIFQGFYTTKGLFLIPALILIGLYLFTFKYFKNNLFLDAGLSQKEDIATTENLSWLNQFGTLGTFLKNDIKLIKRNKRSKTTLVMSFIFLFYGLIFFGNKQQPEVMTIFAGIFVSGGFLFVFGQFVPSWDSSYYQLMMTQNIPYRGYITSKWWLIVIATFISTILASFYLFFGWQIYLTVVVGAIYNIGVNSHLVLLGGAFTKTPIDLSSAGGAFGDKKAFNVNAMLLTLPKILVPLGLYGIGLYLGNKTIGLALVAGAGVLGFAFKEKVFSLIEKRYKIEKYSTISAYKQKN comes from the coding sequence ATGATTAAAAAGTTTATTTATCTGGAATGGAAAGCCTTTGTTAGATCTGCATCATTCGGCACCAGTGTCGTGATGAAAGTTTTATTAGGCTTTTTAATGGTCTATTTTTCCTTGCTTTTTATTGGAGCCGGAATAGGAGCATTCTATATATTAAAAAAAATGAAACTAGAGCCTCTGGTGACTATCAACCAATTTTTGATTTACTATTTTCTTTTCGATCTCGTGATTCGTTTATTGATGCAGGCAATTCCGGTTTTGAATATTAAACCATTATTAATTCTACCGTTCAGGAAATCGACCATCGTTCATTTTTCATTAGGCAAAACTGCTTTGTCTTTTTTCAATTGGGTTCATGCTCTGTTTTTTATTCCTTTTTCAATAGTTTTAGTTTTAGAAGGTTATGACCTTTTGGGAGTTATTTTCTGGTTTTTAGCGGCATTCTCCTTGATTTATATCAACAATTTTTTGAATATTATTTTAAGTAATATCGACAAGTTGTTTGTTGTTTTTGTTGGAGCAATTATCGCTTTAGGAGCCGCACAGTATTATAAACTCTTTGATATTACCAGTTTTACAACGCCAATTTTCCAAGGTTTTTATACGACAAAAGGATTGTTTTTGATTCCTGCTTTGATTTTGATAGGGCTCTATTTGTTTACTTTCAAATATTTCAAGAATAATTTGTTTTTAGATGCAGGACTTTCGCAAAAAGAAGACATCGCTACCACTGAAAATCTTTCGTGGCTCAATCAATTCGGGACTTTAGGAACCTTTCTTAAAAACGATATCAAATTGATTAAGAGAAACAAAAGATCAAAAACGACTCTGGTAATGAGTTTTATCTTTTTGTTTTACGGACTTATCTTTTTCGGAAACAAACAACAGCCCGAGGTGATGACCATTTTTGCCGGAATATTTGTTTCAGGTGGGTTCTTATTCGTGTTCGGACAATTTGTACCGAGCTGGGATAGTTCGTATTACCAATTAATGATGACACAGAATATTCCATATCGCGGTTACATAACGTCAAAATGGTGGTTGATTGTTATTGCTACTTTTATCTCTACAATACTGGCGTCTTTTTATCTTTTCTTTGGATGGCAAATTTATTTAACGGTTGTTGTTGGCGCAATTTACAATATAGGAGTCAATTCGCATCTGGTACTTTTGGGTGGTGCTTTTACAAAAACGCCAATTGATTTGAGTTCGGCGGGAGGGGCCTTTGGAGACAAAAAAGCGTTTAATGTTAATGCAATGCTACTGACATTGCCGAAGATATTAGTGCCTTTAGGACTTTATGGAATCGGATTGTATTTAGGAAATAAAACTATCGGATTAGCACTAGTAGCAGGGGCAGGAGTTTTGGGCTTTGCTTTTAAAGAAAAAGTATTTTCACTGATCGAAAAAAGATATAAAATAGAGAAGTACAGCACCATAAGTGCTTATAAACAAAAGAATTAA
- a CDS encoding ABC transporter ATP-binding protein produces the protein MIQVNQLSKKYNGTTVLNINNLEIPKGQSFGLVGNNGAGKTTFFSLLLDLIQPSTGNIVNNDIQVNANEHWKSFTGSFLDESFLIGYLTPEEYFYFIGDLRHQNKADIDALLQQHEEFFNGEILNNKKYLRDLSKGNQKKVGIIATLIGNPEVVILDEPFANLDPTTVSRLKKIIKDLADNPNVTVLVSSHDLQHTVEVCDRIVALNKGEIVKDIQTSEETLQELELFFAV, from the coding sequence ATGATACAAGTAAACCAACTTTCAAAAAAATACAACGGTACAACAGTTTTAAACATAAATAATCTTGAAATTCCAAAAGGACAAAGCTTTGGATTAGTAGGAAATAACGGGGCAGGAAAAACCACTTTTTTCAGCTTGTTACTCGATTTGATTCAACCTTCAACGGGAAATATAGTAAACAACGATATTCAGGTGAATGCAAACGAGCACTGGAAATCTTTCACAGGATCTTTTCTCGATGAAAGTTTTTTGATTGGGTATTTGACTCCCGAGGAATATTTTTATTTTATTGGTGATTTACGTCATCAGAACAAAGCCGATATTGATGCTTTATTACAGCAGCATGAAGAGTTTTTTAATGGAGAAATCCTGAACAACAAAAAATATTTGAGAGATTTATCTAAAGGAAATCAGAAGAAAGTAGGTATCATTGCTACACTTATCGGAAATCCGGAAGTCGTTATTTTAGACGAACCTTTTGCAAATCTGGATCCGACAACGGTAAGCCGATTAAAAAAAATCATTAAGGATCTGGCCGATAATCCAAATGTTACCGTGCTGGTTTCCAGTCATGATTTGCAGCATACCGTAGAGGTTTGTGACCGAATAGTAGCATTAAATAAAGGAGAAATTGTGAAGGACATTCAAACTTCAGAAGAAACCTTACAAGAACTGGAATTGTTTTTTGCAGTATAA
- a CDS encoding tetratricopeptide repeat protein, which produces MKKNTLKYSFFIVFLFFLIACSTKKNNFLARNSHALSTKYNILYNGGIGLEKGLKAVHANNQDNFWKMLPIEKMQFDENFSQGDKPKNADFEKAETKATKAIQKHSMNIGGRERNSQIDEAYLMLGKARYYDQRFIPALEAFNYILYKYPNSSNIYTAKIWREKTNMRLGNDAIAVKNINLLLKNTDLNKQTFSDANALLAEAYLNLEKKDSAVAKLKIAEEFTKINEDRARYRFILGQMYQEAGIRDSTFYYYDGVIDMNRKADRKYMMHAYAKKAQMFDYKNGDQDLFIEMYNKLVADRENRPYLDVLFYEMGVFFDKNEEQKDALVFYNKSLGRKSKDSYLVASTYRNIGNMYFKKTNYTLAAKYYDSTLVKLDPKSREFAFIEKNRKNLDNVIKYEAIAKRNDSIIKVYGLSPADRKSYFNDYIAALKEKDEAKRILEEKEKEKLANIDRNTNANGGPTAVNPQSVGTANPGIGAFNPPAGNETASTSTFYFYNPTTVAYGKLQFKKLWGNRVLEGNWRLAAVKSANNAALNDTLNNNAANTLKDSIVIEKYTTDFYEKQLPQTQAAIDSIGVERNFAYYQLGLIYKEKFKEYNLASDKLEQLLKNKPEEKLILPAMYNLYKIYQITNPARAERIKSDITNNYPTSRYAQILNNTNAGDLASPDKEYQKWYKLFQEEQFDTVLDNIDNLINQYSGDEIVSKYELLKANTLGKVNGLAAYKKGLESVADNYPNSDEGKNAREILEKQIPALEKLDFTSVDSKNWKIVYVVANNDTKTRKKIEEAIRVFLLVENYERLTTSFDKYNRTESFVVIHGLKSEAYARDISGVFRDDKKYKIPNPAIIISSDNYKLVQIKKNLDTYLAPKTP; this is translated from the coding sequence TTGAAAAAGAATACTCTTAAATATAGTTTTTTTATTGTTTTTTTATTCTTTTTGATAGCCTGTTCTACCAAGAAAAATAATTTTTTGGCTAGAAATTCCCATGCGCTAAGTACAAAATACAACATTTTGTATAATGGTGGAATTGGTCTTGAGAAAGGATTAAAGGCTGTTCATGCGAATAATCAGGATAACTTCTGGAAAATGCTTCCGATCGAAAAGATGCAGTTTGATGAGAACTTTTCACAAGGGGATAAACCCAAAAATGCTGATTTTGAAAAGGCGGAGACCAAGGCCACAAAAGCGATTCAGAAACACTCCATGAATATTGGAGGAAGAGAGCGAAATTCACAAATCGACGAGGCTTATCTGATGCTTGGAAAAGCCAGATACTACGATCAGAGGTTTATTCCGGCTTTGGAGGCATTCAATTATATTTTGTACAAATACCCGAACAGCAGTAATATTTATACAGCGAAAATCTGGCGCGAGAAAACCAATATGCGTTTAGGTAATGATGCTATTGCGGTAAAAAATATCAATCTGCTCTTAAAAAATACAGATCTGAACAAGCAGACTTTTTCGGATGCGAATGCTTTATTGGCTGAAGCTTATTTGAATTTGGAAAAAAAAGACAGTGCAGTTGCTAAACTTAAAATTGCCGAGGAGTTTACCAAAATAAATGAAGACCGCGCACGTTACCGTTTTATCTTAGGTCAGATGTATCAGGAAGCCGGGATAAGAGACAGCACCTTTTATTACTATGATGGTGTAATTGACATGAACAGAAAAGCCGATCGAAAATATATGATGCATGCCTACGCAAAAAAGGCCCAGATGTTTGATTATAAAAATGGAGATCAGGATTTGTTCATAGAAATGTACAATAAGTTAGTGGCAGATCGTGAAAACAGACCTTATCTGGATGTTTTATTTTATGAGATGGGAGTTTTCTTTGACAAGAATGAGGAACAGAAGGATGCTTTGGTTTTCTACAACAAGTCATTGGGCAGAAAATCAAAAGACTCTTATTTAGTAGCGTCGACTTATAGAAATATTGGGAACATGTATTTTAAGAAGACCAATTATACTCTTGCTGCCAAATATTACGACAGTACATTAGTAAAATTAGATCCTAAATCAAGAGAGTTTGCTTTTATTGAAAAAAACAGAAAAAATCTCGACAATGTTATCAAGTACGAAGCAATTGCAAAACGCAACGACAGTATCATAAAAGTATACGGTTTGTCTCCGGCTGATAGAAAAAGTTATTTTAATGATTATATCGCGGCACTCAAAGAAAAAGACGAGGCGAAACGAATCTTAGAAGAAAAAGAAAAGGAAAAACTGGCCAATATCGATCGTAACACAAATGCTAATGGAGGACCAACAGCGGTTAACCCTCAGTCAGTTGGCACGGCAAATCCGGGAATAGGAGCATTTAATCCTCCGGCAGGAAACGAAACAGCAAGTACCAGTACTTTTTATTTTTACAATCCTACCACAGTTGCTTACGGAAAATTACAGTTTAAGAAATTATGGGGTAATCGAGTTTTAGAAGGCAACTGGAGATTGGCCGCTGTGAAATCAGCCAATAATGCCGCATTAAACGACACCTTAAATAATAACGCTGCAAATACCCTTAAAGATTCTATAGTTATTGAAAAATATACTACAGATTTCTACGAAAAACAACTTCCTCAAACACAAGCTGCCATCGATAGTATTGGTGTAGAGCGTAATTTTGCGTACTATCAATTAGGACTTATTTACAAAGAAAAATTTAAGGAATACAATCTGGCGAGTGACAAACTGGAACAGTTATTAAAAAATAAACCGGAAGAAAAATTGATTTTGCCGGCAATGTATAACTTGTACAAAATATATCAAATTACAAATCCTGCCCGTGCCGAGAGAATAAAATCAGATATCACAAACAATTATCCGACTTCAAGATACGCTCAAATTTTAAACAATACCAATGCGGGCGATTTAGCATCACCGGATAAGGAGTACCAAAAATGGTATAAATTGTTTCAGGAGGAGCAGTTTGATACCGTCTTAGATAATATTGATAATCTGATCAATCAATATTCAGGAGATGAAATTGTTTCAAAGTATGAATTGTTAAAAGCCAATACTTTAGGAAAAGTAAATGGTTTAGCGGCATACAAAAAAGGCTTAGAATCAGTTGCCGATAATTATCCAAACAGTGATGAAGGAAAAAATGCGCGCGAGATTTTAGAAAAGCAAATACCAGCTTTAGAAAAACTTGATTTTACTTCAGTTGACAGTAAAAACTGGAAAATTGTATATGTCGTTGCTAATAATGACACTAAAACCCGTAAGAAGATTGAAGAAGCGATCAGAGTCTTTTTATTAGTTGAAAATTATGAGAGATTGACAACTTCTTTTGATAAATACAATAGAACTGAAAGTTTTGTGGTGATTCACGGTTTAAAATCAGAGGCATACGCCAGAGATATTTCAGGAGTTTTTAGAGACGATAAAAAGTATAAAATACCGAATCCCGCAATTATCATATCGAGTGATAATTACAAATTGGTTCAAATTAAGAAAAATCTCGATACCTACTTAGCCCCCAAAACACCATAA
- a CDS encoding bactofilin family protein, producing the protein MFDKVKKNGTELLGKTNRIVEGTSIVGDIVAKDDFRLDGELIGNFTSQGKLVIGASGVVKGEIVCNNADIEGVFQGKIKVLEVLNIKASAQIHGEVAIGKLSIEPGANFTATCTMLTHTKDVTLKDGKGTEQKQKEQVASAH; encoded by the coding sequence ATGTTTGATAAAGTAAAAAAAAACGGAACAGAACTTTTAGGAAAAACGAATCGAATAGTTGAAGGAACCTCTATTGTAGGAGACATCGTTGCTAAAGACGATTTTAGACTGGATGGAGAATTGATAGGAAATTTTACTTCACAAGGTAAATTGGTTATTGGAGCTTCCGGTGTTGTTAAAGGTGAAATAGTTTGTAATAATGCCGATATTGAAGGAGTATTTCAGGGAAAAATTAAAGTTTTAGAAGTCCTTAATATAAAAGCATCGGCACAGATTCATGGAGAAGTTGCCATAGGAAAACTGTCTATAGAACCAGGCGCAAATTTTACCGCTACCTGTACTATGTTGACTCATACTAAAGATGTAACCCTAAAAGATGGAAAAGGAACCGAACAAAAACAAAAGGAACAAGTGGCTTCCGCTCATTAA
- a CDS encoding AtpZ/AtpI family protein — protein MEKEPNKNKRNKWLPLINIPVQMGIIIFLLSYFGTWLDENHPSPKLDYNTIFVMIGVGLALYNVIRQVNEINKTK, from the coding sequence ATGGAAAAGGAACCGAACAAAAACAAAAGGAACAAGTGGCTTCCGCTCATTAATATTCCCGTTCAAATGGGGATCATTATTTTTTTATTATCCTATTTTGGTACCTGGCTGGATGAAAATCATCCCAGTCCAAAATTAGATTACAACACCATCTTTGTCATGATTGGAGTTGGATTGGCTTTGTACAATGTAATTCGTCAGGTTAACGAAATCAATAAAACAAAGTAA